The genome window GCCTCAACTTGTGGAATTCGCAAAAAAACATAACCTGAAAATTCTTACAATTGAAGAACTGATAAAATACCGAAGGGAAAAAGAAAAAACAGTTAAGTCAGCCGTGGAAACTGTTCTGCCCACTGAATACGGCACTTTTAAACTTTATATTTATACGGATAAAGAAGAAAAAGACCTTCATCTTGCGCTGGTAATGGGTGATGTGAAAACACCGGAGCCGGTGCTCTTAAGGGTGCATTCCGAGTGCCTTACAGGTGATGTGCTTGGCTCGTTAAAATGCGACTGCGGAGACCAGCTGCACGCGGCGATGTCGATGATTGGAAAAGCGGGAAGGGGTGCGCTTATTTATATGAGGCAGGAAGGCCGGGGCATAGGGCTTATAAATAAAATGAAGGCGTATAAACTGCAGTATGAAAAAGGGCTTGATACCGTGGAAGCAAACGAAGCCCTTGGCTTCAAGGCGGATTTAAGGGATTACGGCACAGGGGCGCAGATAATAGCGGACCTTGGAATAAAAAAGATAAAACTGTTAACAAACAATCCAAAAAAAGTTATCGGGTTAAGCGGGTATGGCCTGGAAATAGTGGAACGCCTGCCTTTGGAAATAACACCCAATGAAACTAACCGCAGGTATTTGAAGACAAAAATGGAAAAACTTGGGCATATGCTTCATCTATAACAGATTATTATATTGTTATGGAAATCTTTTGATATCGCAGGGGGCGCGCTCCTGCGCGCCCGGTTAAACAGGTTTTCCATAAATATTGTTATTTACTTGTGAAGCCTATTATAAAAAAATAGCGGCTGTAAATATGCTATAATTTATATAGTGGGACTGTTGCTGATAAGACGCCAAAAATGGGTGGGTATATGACACGCAGGGCTATAAGGGTTTTGCTTATTGAAGACAATAAAGGTGATGTTTTTTTTATGAAAAACATGCTTGCCGGCTCCGGCATAATAAAACCTGAAATAGTATCGGTTGAAAATATATTAACCGGCATTGAAAAACTGCAAAACGAAAAGTTTGATATTATTATTCTGGATCTTTCGCTGTCTGATTCCGTAGGTCTTAAAGGGCTTGAAAGAATAAGGAAAATTGACAGCGAAACACCTGTCATGATAACCACAGGCAACGAAGATGAAAAAATGGCTGTTGAGTCTACAAATGTGGGGGCGCAGTCATATTTTGTAAAAGGCGATATTAACGGCGTTAATTTTATACAGACAATTTTATATTCAATTGACAGTAAAAAAATGTCCAGAGAAATTGAATTAAGCGAAAGAAAATTGAGGTTTTTTCTTGAAAGCGCCACAGATTCGCTTAGTATTTGGGACCGGGATTTAAAGCTGCTTGATGCTAACGCGGCATTTATGTCTTTTTTTACGGAGGGTACAAAAAAAGAAGATGTTATAGGTAATCCTATTGAAGAAGTGTATGATGACGTCAAAATATCCGGGCTTTATAATGAATTCGTCAAAGTTATAAAAACAGGAGTTCCTTTTATAATAGACGATATGGTTCCTGATGTTAAATTAAAGCACATGGTCTTCAGCGGGTCGGCATTTAAGGTGGGCGAAGGAATGGGTCTGATGCTGAAAGATATAACGCAGATTAAAATATCAGAAAAAATAATGAAATCAAGCTACGAAAAGTTAAAAGAAGTGGATATGTTAAAGTCCACTTTTATCGCAATGATATCCCATGAGTTAAGAACCCCTTTGACGTCAATAAAGGGCTTTGTGGCTTTTTTGCTGAAAGGCGTAGGCGGAAAAATTGAAGAGCAACAGAGGGAATACCTTGAGATCATCAGAAGTAATTCTGACCGGCTGCTTTCCCTGATTAATGAACTTTTAGATTTCTCTAAGATTGAATCAGGTACATTTTCTGTTGATAAAAAAAATACGCATATAAAGGATGTTATAGAGTCCACGGTAAAAGACATCTCATCTGTCGCGCAGTTAAAGAAAATCCGGGTCACAGTTCAGCAGGACACGGCAGTGCCGGTAATTTCAGCTGACCCAATGCGGCTTTCCCAGGTATTTATTAATATATTAAACAATTCAATAAAATTCAGCGCTGAAGACACAGAGATAAAAATAAATCTTGGAAAAATGCATGAAGAAGAGCTGCAGATTCCGGATTATGCGAATGCGGTCTGCGAAAAAGGGGAAGAGTATATTCGTATATCAATAAAAGACGGGGGTCCGGGTATTGAGAAAGAAAATCTTAAAAGAGTATTTGAAAGGTTTTATCAGGTTAAAAATATAAAAAACCGGGGGTACGGAATCGGGCTTGGGCTTGCAATTTCAAAAAATATTGTGGAAGCTCACAGCGGCGCTATCTGGGCTGAATCTGACGGGCCGGGTAAAGGCGCTGTTTTTTATATTTTATTGCCGTTAAAAGCCGCGGGCGAAAAATGTGATAAAGCGCAGGGGTGTTTTGTCATAAGAAAGATAAAAGACCCGGATAAAAAGAGCCGTTTTATAGAGGCGTTCTGCAATTCTGAATATAAAAAATGTATTAGGTATAAGATTATTGAAAAAGGAGAAACCCCCGGGCTTGGCCTGCTTCCGGATGGTTCTGAACTGGACGAAATACAGGTTTAGTTAATAAATTAAAGGGTGAAAAGGTTAGAAAAACCATATAATTTAAGGTAATTATTGAATTTGCAGGGGCAGAAAAATACTTGTATCATATAAAAAAGTGATGTAATATGTATGTGTATGGCGCTCTTAAAGGAGGACTATAATGAAGGGGACGGTAAACAGCATAAGTGTTGCCGGGATGCTAAGGCTTCTCTGTAACTATCATAAAACCGGTATTTTAAATGTAGATCATAAAAAAGCCAAAGGTTTGATTCATATATATAACGGCATTATCACCCACGCTCAGGAAGCGGATTCTAATGAAGTTAAAGAAGCCCTTTTTAAGATGCTTATTGTAATTGAAGAAGGCTCTTTTTACTTTGAAGAAACGCAGGAAGTAAAAACACAGACGCTGAATTTGTCTGTTGAAAACGTAATTCTTGAAAGTTCAAGAAAACTGCTGGATACCGATACTGATATTTCCGATTATCTTCTTCCCGGCAGGGAAGTCTTAAAGATTTCAATGTTCACTGATAATAAGACATTATCGGTTGATTTTTTGAATCACGAATGGAACCTGATGGTAAGTTTTGACGGAAACAATAATATAGACTATGTAATTGAACATTTAAATATAGATGAAAAAAAAGCTAAAACCGCGTTGTTCGGGCTTTTAGCAGCGGGGCTGCTGAAAAGGTCCAGGTTTAAAACCCCTGAAATAGGAAGGATAGCATCAGAGAGCCTTGGAAACATAGGGCTTGCGATAGTGGACAGTGAATTTAAAAAACATGGTATTGACAGAAACAGGATGGGAATGAAAGAAATGATTCTGCTTTTGAATTCCCTTGAAAGTTCTTTCTCTGAAATAGTGGGAAAAACAAAGTCCAGGCAGGTAATTGAAAAGATATGGGGCAGCACAAGGTAGAATAAGTAAATTTATGGTGAAGGTGGATGAATGACTGAAGAACTGTTACAGGCTTATAGTCTTGTTATGGCGGTAGCCGGGGGGATTTTTTTCTGGGCCGGGTTTATTGTCTTTGGTATGATTGCAAGAAAATATAATGTTGTTTTCAATAAGTCCACTTACTATGGCCTTATGATGGCAGCGCCGTCCGGAATACTTATATACTCTGTCCTATTAGTTTTCAGAGCGGCTGTTTTTACAAAAAATAGCGCGGTTAATTCGTGGATACAGATGTTTGCTTATATTTCTCTCTTTATTTCCGCGGCGCTATGCGTGGCGGCGGTTATGAAATTCAGCAGGCTTCTTGATGAGCTTGAAAAATACAGGGGCGCAAAATGAGCATAGATGTAATAATTTATGAATCGGGACTGCTGCTGCTTGCCGTTGCGGCGCTGTATATGTCTGGGGCTATAAAAAAACTTACCGGCATAGTGAAAGAAAAGAATAATTACTGGGTGTTTCCTGCTGTCGCGGCTGTTATTCTTGCGGCGGCAGTACTGGCGCATTTTTACGCGTCGGTGGTGTTATTACCGGAATTGGGAAGGCATATTCAGATGTTTTCTGAAGAAAGCGTATTTCTTGACGCCGGAAAAACAGAGTCGGTAAAAGCTTCAATAGAAACGGTAAAAAACTCGCTGCTTATGCTTAAAGCGTTTTCATTCACCTGTTTTTTTGCGGCGTCGCTGCTTGTGGCTGTTTCATCGTGGCTTTACCTTAAACTTATTTCAAAATAAAGAGGTGGCAAATGTCTGAAAAATTAAGGATTATGGTGGTTGATGACGAACCGGATATAGTTAAAATTGTAAAGATATCTTTTGAACTTGCCAATTATGAAGTGATTGAATGCAACAGCGGCGAAGAATGCCTTGAAAAACTGAAAACGGAAAAGAAACCGGACATTATACTTCTTGACATCATGATGCCGGGATTAAGCGGATATGAAACATGCGTGGAAATAAGAAAAAACCCGCTTTTTAAGGGTACAAAAATAGTGATGCTTACCGCCAAAGGCCAAAAAGGCGACGCCGAAGAGGGGCTGCAGTCAGGCGCCGATGATTACATAATAAAACCTTTTGACCCTTATGAACTTATTGAACAGGTTAAGGAAATTCTTGACAGGAAATGAGAAATTAGAGCGTTGTGAAAGGAGTTTAATTTGAAAAATTCCGCCAATGATTCGAAACGCAATATTATTTATATAAGGGCCATACTCTCGCTGTCCATAGTGCTGCTGGCGTTATATAATTATGAAGTGATTGCTGAAGATCCTGTGGTATCAATCGTTTTTATTGTGCTGATAGCATTAAGCAATTTTTTGTTTATATCAATTCCCGCTTCTAATTACGCGGGTGTCAGGCTGCATTATCTGATTTTTATGATGGACATTTCATTTATAGTAATCTCCTCGCACATCTATTCGCAGCTTGATATTCAGTTTGTGCTTGCGGTATTTCTGACTATCTTTATGGCGGCTTTAAGCCAGTCCGTAAAATTAAGCATTCTAATTGCCATAGTTGTAAACGCGGTCTATCTTTATATCAGGTATATATCCGGAGGGGAAGGATACAATCTTTTTTCCGAAAAGACGCTGCTTAACATTCCGTTTATTTTTATTGTGGCGCTTCACAGCAGTTATCTGGCCGAAAAGGCAAATGTGGAATTAAAAGAAAAAGAAGAACTTGAAAAGGAAAAGAACTTTTTAAACGGGGAAATTCTTATGAAAACCACGGAACTTGGAATGGTTAAGGAATTTGCCCATGATCTTTGCGGCAGTTTTAATGAAGCGGTGGTAATATTTGACGTTTCCGGGAATCTGCGCCTTGCAAACGAAAAAGCGTATAAAATATTGGGGATGAAAACTCATACCGCGTTTAACACCCCTTTTTCCGGGCTTGAAATCCCTGCAGCGGTAAAAGAAATCATTATGAAACTTACATTCAGTTCGGAAACATCCAATGATCTTCAAGTGCCGTTGAGTGAAGGCAATTCCGAAATGGCGCTTATTGTAAACTGTACATTTATAAGAAACCGTACGCAGCAGAAAATTGGGATTCTGCTGACTGCCAAAGAGGCGGTTAAATAATGGGGGAACTTGAAGAACAGCTTCTGGGGGCGGTTTTTAAAACCAATCTTGAGGATGTAAAAGCGCTTTTAGACAAAGGGGCAAATCCAAATGCAAAAGGTTTTGGAAATTACTCCGCTATCAGCCTTGCGATAGAAAGGGGCAGTACTGAAATTATAAAGGCGCTTGTCAGGGCCGGCGCAAAGGTTGAAAATAAAGAATCCGGAATGTCAGAACTTGTCCAGGCGATAAAAAAAGGAAATATGGAAATTGCAGCTGAAATAATTGACGCCGGAGCAGACGTAAATACGGAAGATTTTGAACGTAATACACCCCTGCTTCTTGCGATTGCAGCCGGGGCAGGAATGGAATTTATAGAAAAACTGATAAAAGCGGGAGCGGCAGTTAATACAAAAAATATGGACGGAAATACGCCGCTTGTTATGGCGGCTACTAAAGAGAATATTGAAGTGGTAAGAACCCTTTTAAAAGCCGGCGCGGAGATAAATGCCAGGACGTCTTCAAGAAAAACAGCCCTGCTGGCCGCCGCGGAAAACGGGAATCTGGAAATTATAAGGCAGCTTGTAAAAGCAGGAGCTGAAATTAACGGCACGGATTACGACGGCAACACTGCGCTGATATTATCTTCAATCCGCGGTGATACGGATATCTGCAGGGAACTTATTATTTTAGGGGCTGACCCGAATATAAAAGGCATGGGCAATTATACCGCGCTGATTTTCGCCGTAGAAAATGAAAATTACGAAACGGTTAAAGAACTGCTTTCGGCCAAAGCCAGGGTAAATGATGAAAATAACGACGGCGAAAGCCCGATCATAGTGGCGGTAAAAAGGGGCAATATTAAAATGCTGACCCTTCTGCTTAATTACAATGCCAATGCCAATGCCGCGGATATACACGGCGCCACAGCCCTTATGATTGCCGCGGAACGCGGGGATTTAAAGATGGTTAAGGAACTTATAGAGGCGGGAGCCCAGCACAACATCAAAGATATCAAAGGCAATACAATTTTAATAAGGTCCGCCGAAAAAGGGAAAATAGCCATTGTGGATGAATTAATAAAAAGAAAAGCGTATGTGGACGAACGCGGGTTCGGCACCTATACCGCCCTTCATTTTGCCTCGAAAAACGGCCATATTAAAATAGTTGAAAAACTTATTTCCGCGGGTGCCAATGTAAATGCCAAGGGGTTTGGAAGATACACGCCGCTTCATTTTGCCGTTGAACACAACCATCCGGAAATTGTGGAAATGCTTGTTAATAACGGGGCGTCGCCGAATGCGAAGAACCTTTTTGGGACAACCCCGGTTATGGCCGCTGCAGAAAAAGGTTACAGAAGTATTCTTAAAAAATTGATTGATGCAAACGGAGATGTAAACGGAAGGGACGTGCTTCTAAATACAACACTTTTGCTTGCCTCTGAAAAAGGCAGCGCGGAAGCTGTAAGGGATATAATAAGAGCCGGAGCATATGTTAATGTAAGCAATAAATACGGGGATACGCCAATAATAAACGCCGTAAGGTCAGGCAACAGGGAAATTATAGAAGAACTTTTAAGGGCCGGCGCGGACCCTACGGTTAAAAATCTTGAAGATAAGAATGCTGTTGACCTTGCCGAAGGTGAAATTGCCCATATTTTTCAGAGAAAAAACGGGTAGAAATCATTTTCCGGACGGAATACCTGAAATAAAACTTTACAACCCCATGTGAATGTGATATTTTGATATCTGCCTTTGGTATCCCCACTGGCATATTCGGGCTGCTGTCTGTCGTTTTTGCCGACGCGAACGGCGGCCGAAAAACAAAAAAAAGAAAGGTCAGGTGCACTAAATGGCTATCGTAAAAGAAAGAAAACAGGAATTGATTGGAAACTACAAGGTTCATGACACAGACACAGGTTCTCCGGAAGTTCAGGTGGCAATTCTCACGGAAAAGATCAACTATCTCACGGAACATCTTAAAAAACACTCTAAAGACCTTCATTCAAGGCATGGGCTTCTTAAGATGGTTAACAGAAGAAGAAGGCTTCTTGATTATTTAAAGAGCAAGAGCTATGACAGGTACAAAATCCTGATCAAAAAATTAGACATAAGAAAGTAGGCCAAAGATGGCGAATTATATAACCAGGGAAGTGGAAATAGCAGGAAAGAAAATATCGTTTGAAACCGGCAGGATGGCAAAACAGGCCGGCGGAGCGGTTGTTGTAAGGACAGGCGACACAATGGTTCTTGTTACGGTTGTTGCGGCAAAAGACCCAAAACCAAACGCGGATTTTTTTCCGCTTACGGTTGAATACAGGGAAAAGTTTTACGCGGCCGGGAAAATACCGGGCGGGTTTTTTAAAAGGGAAGGCAAACCAAGAGAAAAAGAAATCCTTTCATCAAGGATAATTGACAGGCCCATAAGGCCGCTTTTTCCGGAAGGTTTTTTCTATGAAGTCCAGATAATAGCCACGGTTATATCTGCTGACAAGCAGAATGACTCTGATTTGCTGGGACTTATAGGCGCGTCAGCGGCGCTGGATATTTCCGATATTCCTTTTGACGGCCCTGTAAGCGCGGTAAGGGTTGGAAGGATAGACGGCAAGTTTGTGGTAAACCCGACAATGGACGAACAGCTTGAAAGCGACTTAAATATTACGGTTGCCGGAACAATTGACGCTATCACAATGGTAGAAGGCGAAACCAATGTTGTAAGCGAAGCGGACTTAGTTTCAGCGCTTGGGCTTGCCCATGAAAACATCAAAAAACTCTGTCAGTTTATGATAGAGTTCAAAAAAGAATGCGGAAAGCCAAAAAGGGAAGTTATCCTTAAGGTAATTCCCGCGGATTTTAAAGCTAAAGTGGAAAGCCTTGCAAAGTCTAAAATGCAGGAAGCCATGAAGATAGCTGATAAAATTAAACGTTATGACGCAATTGCCGATGCAAAAAAAGCCGCGCTTGAAGCGATAACAGCAGAGACACCGGAAAAAGAACTGGGCGAAAAAATATCAGAAGCCAAAATGGTGCTGGAAGAAATTGAAGCCGGTATTATCAGAAACCAGATAGCCAATGACAGCATAAGGCCGGACGGACGTAAGTTTGATGAAATAAGGGAAATCACATGTGAAATTGACATTCTTCCAAGGACGCACGGTTCTGCTATCTTTACAAGGGGCCAGACACAGGCGCTTGTAGTTACAACCCTTGGCGCGGAAGATGACGCGCAGAGGCTTGACGAACTTGAAGGTGATTTTACAAAGTCATATATGCTTCAGTACAATTTCCCGCCGTTTTCCGTGGGCGAAGCAAGGATGTTAAGGGGCGTTGGCCGCAGGGAAGTAGGGCACGGCAACCTGGCAGAACGCGCGTTAAAAGCGGTTATGCCTTCCAAAGAAGACTTTCCTTACACAGTACAGGTGGTATCTGACATACTTGAATCAAACGGTTCATCATCAATGGCAACAGTTTGCGGCGGTTCGCTTTCGCTTATGGCGGCAGGCGTTCCAATAAAGAAACATGTGGCCGGTATTGCCATGGGGCTTATAAAGCAGGGCGATAAATTTATAGTGCTAACCGATATTCAGGGAGCCGAAGACCACTTTGGCGACATGGATTTTAAAGTGGCAGGAACAGAAGACGGCGTTACAGCAATTCAGATGGATATAAAGATAAAGGGCGTTACGCTGGAAATTCTGACACAGGCGCTTGAACAGGCAAAGAAAGCAAGGCTTTTTCTTATTAAAGAAAAGATGGAAAAATCCATAAGCGCGCATAAAGAGGAAATGTCGCCTTTTGCGCCGAAGATAGGCACGATAAATATTAATAAAGAAAGAATTAAGGATTTAATCGGGCCGGGCGGAAAGAATATTAAGAGGATTGTTGAAGAGACAGGCGCGAAAATTGATGTGGAACAGGACGGCAAAGTAAGGATATTCGCGCAGGATGAAGAGATAATGCAGCATACAATGAGCATGATTAAAGAACTTACCCAGGAAGCCGAAGTGGGCGCCATATACAACGGAACGGTAATCAAGATAATGAACTTTGGCGCGTTCATTGAGATTCTTCCCGGTGTTGAAGGGCTCTGCCATGTCAGCAACATATCCAAAGACAGGGTGGCAAATGTGACAGACGTGCTTACAGAAGGGCAGAAAGTGGTTGTGCTTGTAAAAGACGTTGATTCTAAGACCGGAAAGATCGCCCTTAGCATGAAGGACGTAGAGCAGCCGGCAAAATAAAAATGAAGAAGATTCATAACGACAATATTACGGGCTCGTGCGGTTATCTGCACGAGTCCTTTTTATTTCCTTCTGAAATAATAAAAGGCAGGGGCGCGGTTAATTCCGTTGTGCCCTGCGTTCAGGGCTGTGCTTTAATCGCGGATACATTTGTCACAAGGCAGTTTGCACATGTCTTTACCGGAAGCGAAAACATCGTAAAGGTGCTATTTTCGGGGAATATAAATCCTGCGGAATTTTTCAGGGTTAAAAATATTATTATGGAATCCGGGGTAAAAGAAATAATTGGAATGGGCGGCGGCAGGTGCATGGACCTGTGCAAGCTTATAAAAAGGGACCTGTCTGATTTAAAACTTATCCTTATTCCCACATCCGCGGCAACCTGCGCGGCATGTACTCCGGTTTCTGTCATGTATGATAAAGACGGCGTGTATTTGAACACAATGGATTCAGCGCTTCCGGATAAACTTGTCATAGATTACGCGTACTTTGACACCCTTCCGATGGGATTTTTTGCCGCAGGGCTTGCTGACGCGGTGTGTAAGTATTTTGAAACGGTACGCGCCGCGGGCGGGCAGGAAAATATACCGGTACAGGACGGTGTTGTATTAAATATAGGGGCGGCTTCAACCGCGTTTGTTTTCAGTGAAATCGCGGAAAAATTCCATAACCCGTGCGTCGTTTTAAGGGAAGAAATGGCGGATATTAATATAATTCA of Candidatus Goldiibacteriota bacterium HGW-Goldbacteria-1 contains these proteins:
- a CDS encoding 30S ribosomal protein S15; the encoded protein is MAIVKERKQELIGNYKVHDTDTGSPEVQVAILTEKINYLTEHLKKHSKDLHSRHGLLKMVNRRRRLLDYLKSKSYDRYKILIKKLDIRK
- a CDS encoding bifunctional 3,4-dihydroxy-2-butanone-4-phosphate synthase/GTP cyclohydrolase II — translated: MEGYKLATVEEAVADLKAGKMVIVVDDEDRENEGDLICLADRITPEIITFMAKEGSGLICLSMEEEQIARLGLSQMVEQNEDKHRTAFTVSIDAKEGTTTGISARDRAITIKLAADKNTTSAAFHKPGHVFPLAAKKNGVLERAGHTETAVDLARLAGCEVCGGAICEIMNEDGEMARMPQLVEFAKKHNLKILTIEELIKYRREKEKTVKSAVETVLPTEYGTFKLYIYTDKEEKDLHLALVMGDVKTPEPVLLRVHSECLTGDVLGSLKCDCGDQLHAAMSMIGKAGRGALIYMRQEGRGIGLINKMKAYKLQYEKGLDTVEANEALGFKADLRDYGTGAQIIADLGIKKIKLLTNNPKKVIGLSGYGLEIVERLPLEITPNETNRRYLKTKMEKLGHMLHL
- a CDS encoding two-component system response regulator gives rise to the protein MSEKLRIMVVDDEPDIVKIVKISFELANYEVIECNSGEECLEKLKTEKKPDIILLDIMMPGLSGYETCVEIRKNPLFKGTKIVMLTAKGQKGDAEEGLQSGADDYIIKPFDPYELIEQVKEILDRK
- the pnp gene encoding polyribonucleotide nucleotidyltransferase, whose translation is MANYITREVEIAGKKISFETGRMAKQAGGAVVVRTGDTMVLVTVVAAKDPKPNADFFPLTVEYREKFYAAGKIPGGFFKREGKPREKEILSSRIIDRPIRPLFPEGFFYEVQIIATVISADKQNDSDLLGLIGASAALDISDIPFDGPVSAVRVGRIDGKFVVNPTMDEQLESDLNITVAGTIDAITMVEGETNVVSEADLVSALGLAHENIKKLCQFMIEFKKECGKPKREVILKVIPADFKAKVESLAKSKMQEAMKIADKIKRYDAIADAKKAALEAITAETPEKELGEKISEAKMVLEEIEAGIIRNQIANDSIRPDGRKFDEIREITCEIDILPRTHGSAIFTRGQTQALVVTTLGAEDDAQRLDELEGDFTKSYMLQYNFPPFSVGEARMLRGVGRREVGHGNLAERALKAVMPSKEDFPYTVQVVSDILESNGSSSMATVCGGSLSLMAAGVPIKKHVAGIAMGLIKQGDKFIVLTDIQGAEDHFGDMDFKVAGTEDGVTAIQMDIKIKGVTLEILTQALEQAKKARLFLIKEKMEKSISAHKEEMSPFAPKIGTININKERIKDLIGPGGKNIKRIVEETGAKIDVEQDGKVRIFAQDEEIMQHTMSMIKELTQEAEVGAIYNGTVIKIMNFGAFIEILPGVEGLCHVSNISKDRVANVTDVLTEGQKVVVLVKDVDSKTGKIALSMKDVEQPAK